A portion of the Poecilia reticulata strain Guanapo linkage group LG23, Guppy_female_1.0+MT, whole genome shotgun sequence genome contains these proteins:
- the LOC103459571 gene encoding zinc finger protein aebp2 isoform X1: MAQMRAEGTEHGSQSESQQSDSCEAAWTSLKGQAAEDPKREPGVNNEDKPAKDCGSSTAAGPGHNPPPFPDMDGEGTSPHSKPGNNDVECGFELGEPGESPAQGSLASSTDSAQEGSRVLKAEQRETENVCSSAPRGGTKPAGKAEHAARRWVGVELNSMEGEPLSRMDSEDSFCSTLMDIESTASSGRSTPAMLNGHSGGAAAVAGSGPAVSKSLSYTCCWDDCQLLFSSSPDLAEHIRAMHVDGQRGGLSVTQVFVCLWKNCKVYNTPSTSQSWLQRHMLTHSGDKPFKCVVGGCNATFASQGGLARHVPTHFSSQGSSKTSSQGKVKEESPSKAGLIKRRKLRNKYRRSLPRPHDFFDAQTMEAIRHRAICLNLATHIESQGNGHSVVFHSTVIARRKEDSGKVKVLLHWTPEDILPDVWVNEGDRLQLKTKVVHLSKLPTDTAVLLAPNIYRMFF, encoded by the exons ATGGCTCAGATGAGGGCTGAAGGGACTGAACACGGTTCTCAGTCTGAATCCCAACAAAGCGACTCTTGTGAAGCTGCTTGGACCAGCTTGAAGGGACAAGCAGCGGAAGACCCCAAACGGGAACCGGGTGTCAACAACGAGGACAAACCAGCCAAGGACTGCGGCAGTAGTACGGCAGCGGGGCCCGGGCACAACCCGCCGCCCTTTCCCGACATGGACGGGGAAGGTACGTCTCCTCACAGCAAACCGGGCAACAACGATGTGGAATGTGGCTTTGAACTCGGCGAACCTGGAGAAAGCCCTGCGCAGGGGAGTCTAGCGAGCAGCACAGACTCCGCACAAGAGGGCTCGCGAGTGctgaaagcagaacaaagagaaaCGGAGAACGTGTGCAGCTCGGCGCCTCGCGGCGGCACAAAGCCCGCGGGGAAGGCCGAACACGCGGCCAGGAGGTGGGTCGGTGTGGAGTTGAACTCCATGGAAGGAGAACCGCTCAGCCGCATGGACTCCGAGGACAG TTTCTGCTCCACCCTGATGGACATTGAGAGCACAGCATCCAGCGGTCGTTCCACTCCTGCCATGCTCAATGGTCACAGTGGGGGGGCAGCGGCCGTAGCAGGCTCTGGACCTGCTGTGAGCAAATCTCTGAGCTACACCTGCTGCTGGGATGACTGCCAGCTGCTGTTCTCCAGCAGCCCTGACCTGGCTGAGCACATCCGAGCTATGCATGTGGACGGACAGAGAGGAGGG CTCTCTGTGACCCAGGTGTTTGTGTGCCTGTGGAAGAACTGCAAGGTGTACAACACTCCGTCCACCAGTCAGAGCTGGCTGCAGAGACACATGCTGACCCACAGCGGAGACAAGCCCTTCAAG TGTGTGGTTGGCGGCTGCAATGCCACCTTTGCCTCACAGGGGGGGCTGGCACGCCATGTCCCCACACACTTTAGTTCTCAAGGTTCTTCCAAAACATCCAGTCAAGGCAAAGTGAAGGAGGAATCTCCATCCAAGGCTGGTCTGATAAAGAGGAGGAAACTCAGGAACAAATATAGACGCTCACTGC CTCGACCTCATGACTTCTTTGATGCACAAACCATGGAGGCCATCCGGCATCGAGCCATATGTCTCAACCTGGCGACACACATTGAGAGTCAGGGCAACGGGCACAGTGTGGTCTTCCACAGCACG GTGATAGCCAGGAGGAAAGAGGATTCTGGGAAAGTGAAGGTGCTGCTGCACTGGACTCCTGAAGACAT ACTGCCTGACGTCTGGGTGAATGAGGGCGACAGACTGCAGCTGAAGACCAAGGTGGTTCATCTGTCCAAGCTGCCCACAGACACCGCTGTCCTTCTGGCCCCCAACATTTACAG GATGTTCTTCTGA
- the ndufa5 gene encoding NADH dehydrogenase [ubiquinone] 1 alpha subcomplex subunit 5 isoform X1 — protein sequence MAGLLKKTTGLVGLAVSQNPHERLRILYAKILASLQTMPQDAAYRKYTEQLVNERLDHVKTEPDVGKLEKKINGGQIEEVVFQAECELSLSRKMADWKPWEPLVEEPPPNQWKWPI from the exons ATGGCAGGGTTACTAAAGAAG ACCACCGGCCTCGTTGGCCTCGCTGTCTCCCAGAATCCTCATGAG CGTCTACGGATTCTTTACGCAAAGATCTTGGCATCACTGCAGACCATGCCACAGGACGCCGCATACAGGAAGTACACAGAGCAGCTGGTTAACGAGCGCTTGGACCATGTGAAAACG GAGCCAGATGTTGGGAAGctagagaagaaaataaatggcgGACAGATTGAAGAAGTCGTCTTCCAG GCGGAGTGTGAGCTGAGTCTGTCCAGGAAGATGGCTGACTGGAAACCATGGGAGCCACTGGTGGAGGAGCCTCCACCCAACCAGTGGAAGTGGCCCATCTGA
- the ndufa5 gene encoding NADH dehydrogenase [ubiquinone] 1 alpha subcomplex subunit 5 isoform X2, with protein sequence MMQTTGLVGLAVSQNPHERLRILYAKILASLQTMPQDAAYRKYTEQLVNERLDHVKTEPDVGKLEKKINGGQIEEVVFQAECELSLSRKMADWKPWEPLVEEPPPNQWKWPI encoded by the exons ATGATGCAG ACCACCGGCCTCGTTGGCCTCGCTGTCTCCCAGAATCCTCATGAG CGTCTACGGATTCTTTACGCAAAGATCTTGGCATCACTGCAGACCATGCCACAGGACGCCGCATACAGGAAGTACACAGAGCAGCTGGTTAACGAGCGCTTGGACCATGTGAAAACG GAGCCAGATGTTGGGAAGctagagaagaaaataaatggcgGACAGATTGAAGAAGTCGTCTTCCAG GCGGAGTGTGAGCTGAGTCTGTCCAGGAAGATGGCTGACTGGAAACCATGGGAGCCACTGGTGGAGGAGCCTCCACCCAACCAGTGGAAGTGGCCCATCTGA
- the LOC103459571 gene encoding zinc finger protein aebp2 isoform X2 encodes MAQMRAEGTEHGSQSESQQSDSCEAAWTSLKGQAAEDPKREPGVNNEDKPAKDCGSSTAAGPGHNPPPFPDMDGEGTSPHSKPGNNDVECGFELGEPGESPAQGSLASSTDSAQEGSRVLKAEQRETENVCSSAPRGGTKPAGKAEHAARRWVGVELNSMEGEPLSRMDSEDSFCSTLMDIESTASSGRSTPAMLNGHSGGAAAVAGSGPAVSKSLSYTCCWDDCQLLFSSSPDLAEHIRAMHVDGQRGGVFVCLWKNCKVYNTPSTSQSWLQRHMLTHSGDKPFKCVVGGCNATFASQGGLARHVPTHFSSQGSSKTSSQGKVKEESPSKAGLIKRRKLRNKYRRSLPRPHDFFDAQTMEAIRHRAICLNLATHIESQGNGHSVVFHSTVIARRKEDSGKVKVLLHWTPEDILPDVWVNEGDRLQLKTKVVHLSKLPTDTAVLLAPNIYRMFF; translated from the exons ATGGCTCAGATGAGGGCTGAAGGGACTGAACACGGTTCTCAGTCTGAATCCCAACAAAGCGACTCTTGTGAAGCTGCTTGGACCAGCTTGAAGGGACAAGCAGCGGAAGACCCCAAACGGGAACCGGGTGTCAACAACGAGGACAAACCAGCCAAGGACTGCGGCAGTAGTACGGCAGCGGGGCCCGGGCACAACCCGCCGCCCTTTCCCGACATGGACGGGGAAGGTACGTCTCCTCACAGCAAACCGGGCAACAACGATGTGGAATGTGGCTTTGAACTCGGCGAACCTGGAGAAAGCCCTGCGCAGGGGAGTCTAGCGAGCAGCACAGACTCCGCACAAGAGGGCTCGCGAGTGctgaaagcagaacaaagagaaaCGGAGAACGTGTGCAGCTCGGCGCCTCGCGGCGGCACAAAGCCCGCGGGGAAGGCCGAACACGCGGCCAGGAGGTGGGTCGGTGTGGAGTTGAACTCCATGGAAGGAGAACCGCTCAGCCGCATGGACTCCGAGGACAG TTTCTGCTCCACCCTGATGGACATTGAGAGCACAGCATCCAGCGGTCGTTCCACTCCTGCCATGCTCAATGGTCACAGTGGGGGGGCAGCGGCCGTAGCAGGCTCTGGACCTGCTGTGAGCAAATCTCTGAGCTACACCTGCTGCTGGGATGACTGCCAGCTGCTGTTCTCCAGCAGCCCTGACCTGGCTGAGCACATCCGAGCTATGCATGTGGACGGACAGAGAGGAGGG GTGTTTGTGTGCCTGTGGAAGAACTGCAAGGTGTACAACACTCCGTCCACCAGTCAGAGCTGGCTGCAGAGACACATGCTGACCCACAGCGGAGACAAGCCCTTCAAG TGTGTGGTTGGCGGCTGCAATGCCACCTTTGCCTCACAGGGGGGGCTGGCACGCCATGTCCCCACACACTTTAGTTCTCAAGGTTCTTCCAAAACATCCAGTCAAGGCAAAGTGAAGGAGGAATCTCCATCCAAGGCTGGTCTGATAAAGAGGAGGAAACTCAGGAACAAATATAGACGCTCACTGC CTCGACCTCATGACTTCTTTGATGCACAAACCATGGAGGCCATCCGGCATCGAGCCATATGTCTCAACCTGGCGACACACATTGAGAGTCAGGGCAACGGGCACAGTGTGGTCTTCCACAGCACG GTGATAGCCAGGAGGAAAGAGGATTCTGGGAAAGTGAAGGTGCTGCTGCACTGGACTCCTGAAGACAT ACTGCCTGACGTCTGGGTGAATGAGGGCGACAGACTGCAGCTGAAGACCAAGGTGGTTCATCTGTCCAAGCTGCCCACAGACACCGCTGTCCTTCTGGCCCCCAACATTTACAG GATGTTCTTCTGA